Below is a genomic region from Brassica oleracea var. oleracea cultivar TO1000 chromosome C9, BOL, whole genome shotgun sequence.
TGTTTTATGAAATTGATTGTATAAAAGACGTGTTGCAAAATCACTTCGCAAATATAGTCTTGGGGATATACTAATTTAGAATTTAAAACAAAATGGTTATATAAAAATAAATGAAAACAAAAACCCGTGTGGTTGCGCGGATCGAGATCTAATATAATTTTAAAATTAATGAACCAATTATAAAAAAACTTTAAAATCTAATTGGTTGATCAGTTTCCCCAGAAACAAACAAACAGCAACAGAGATAGGCGTTCAATCATGTAAATTGAAACAAAATAATCTTTCTAAAACGTCTAAACGGAGGGAGTATATTCAAAATAATAGAGACCCGGGTCTCCTCTCTAGGCGGGGTTCACCGCACGTGTACGTAAACGTGGACAGGGGTACACATGAACGCGTCAATACATCACATGCTGCATATCCATCGTAATATATAGACTCTAGCATTTGTCACATCGATCGTGTGAGCCAATTTTGCTTATTAATTTATTCATTGGCACACGCATGCTTTGATTAATACAGCATTGCTGCAGGTCACCAAGTTATAGTATCTAAACTAAACTCAATATTACAACAAGACATCCAATACCAAACAAAAGATAGAAGCCATGTACTAGTAAGTACTGATATTATATACATTCTTTGTAGTAAGACCAGGGCAGTGAGTCACTGACGTTATGTAAAGGAAAAAAAAGGTTGCATTTTTGGAAATCTTTGGTTTTATATCAGACAAATTCTTTTACCGTTTGTGGACTTTCTTTATTAACTTTTAACTAATCTATATCCCACGCCTAAATAAATGTAAATGACTTAAACTAAAGTCGTAATAGAGAGACAAGGAATTAAAGTTGAGTCAAGGGACCTTAATGTTCGTGAAAAGTATATATCATCACATGGAAGTCCAATAAAGCTATCCCAAAGTTTGAATAATAAACAAGAGAATATAATTGATTATTTTAAAAAAATTCAGAACAATGCACGAACCCAATAACAGTTCACTAACCCCCAAAAAACGTTCAAAGAACATCTAAAAATCCTTTTTTTTTTAAACTTTAACATCTAAAAAATCTTAGGAGATATCACATCAAATCCTCCAATTAGAATCTGGATCCGTTGCTCCATCGCATTCACAACGACTCCTCAATGACATTATTCGCTACAACTAAACAAAGAGGGTAGTTCCAAAGTAATCAATTATGTATATATAAGTCCAATCTTAATCACACGTTTTAGTTTTAATTGATATATACTGTTAGTATAGTTTGAATTTCTCGATTGTATATGCAAGATCACAATAATAAGAATTTGCTCTCTTATTAATCTTAAGGAAAATCCTCTCAAAACCTTAAGCTCTTTCTCTAACAATCTCAAAACTCTTAAGGGATGCAACAACTCTGCAACTCCTATTTATAAGAAGAGATATCTCCTAATCTTACTAGTTAAAGCTTATCTATAAATATTTCCTAATCCTCTTAGTAAACCATATCTCGGTGGGATTAGGATAGCTTATTCTCTAAGCTAATTCAAGCTTATTCCAACATTCTCCCCTTTAAGCTTGAATTCATTTCTTGTCAAGTCTTCAACGCCAATTAAACTCCTCATCTCTTTGAATCGAATCCTTGCGAGTGCTTTTGTTAATATATCTGCTCGTTGCTCGCTTCCTGCGATGTGATGAACCTCGATCAAGTTGTTATCAACGCATTCTCTGATGAAGTGGTATCGCCTATGAATATGTTTGCTACGACCATGAAACACTGGATTCTTAGTGAGGGCTATAGCAGATTTGTTGTCAATGTAGATCACCACCCTTTCACATGGTTTACCAATTATTTCACTAAGAAGATCTTGAAGCCAAATGGCTTGTTTTGCTGCCTCAGTTGCTGCCATGAACTCTGCTTCACAAGAGGATAGAGCCACTGTTTCTTGCTTCTGAGAGCACCAAGTGATTGGCGAATCTAGAAAATAAAAAATGTGACCGGTTGTACTTCTACCATCATCATTATCAACATTGTGGCTTGCGTCACTACATCCACTCAGTTTCGAGTTATTCCCTCTCTTGAAAGTGAGTCCATGCGTACGAGTCCCCTGCAAGTAACGGAGAATCTGTTTCATTGCTGCTTCGTGCGAGGTCCTTGGCTCAGCCATATATCTACTCATTACACCAACGGAATAAGAGAGATCGGGTCTGGTATGTAAAAGGTATCTGAGACACCCGACGTTTCTTCTGTACTCTTTTTCATCCACTCGTTTCTCATCACACGCCTTAGAGAAATTCAAACTTGGATCCATAGGAACATGAACCATGTTACAGTCTTGCATTCTTGTTTCCTCCAATATTTTCTTAGCATATCTCTCCTGTTTTAAAGTAATCCTCCAGCGTGTTGATTTACCTCGATACCTAGATAATATGTGAGCTTTCCTAAGTCACTCATCTCGAAACGTGCAGACATTCCTCTCTTAAAATCGATGACCATCTCTAAGCTTGTTCCTGTTACAAGGAGATCATCAACATATACTGCTACGAGAAGAAGGTGTTCTTTATCTTGTCGTCGATATAGAGCTGGCTCCTTGGCGCACTTAATAAAATTCAAATCTCCAAGTACTTTATTTAACTTTTCGTTCCATGCTCTTGGAGCTTGACGCAACCCGTAGAGAGCTTTGTTTAGCTTGTATACTTTGCCCTCTTGCCCTTTGACTTCAAAGCCTTCCGGTTGAGAAACATAGACCTCTTCCTTAAGGTCACCGTGAAGAAACGCGGTCTTGACATCTAGATGATGCACCTCCCATCCTTTTGAAGCAGCTAGAGATAGTATGAACCGAACTGTTTCGATGCGTGCGACAGGTGCAAACACCTCGTCGAAGTCAATACCGTGACGCTGGATGTATCCCTTTGCTACCAATCGGGCTTTGTATTTGTTGATGCTCCCATCTGAGTTACGCTTCACCTTGAAAATCCACTTTAGACCAATTGCTTTTGCTCCAGAGGGCAGATCAATCAGAGACCACGTTTTGTTCTTCTCAATTGATGCGATCTCGTCTTCACAAGCGTCTCGCCAAACTTTCTCTACCTTTGCTTCTTCAAAACTCCATGGTTCGCCATTAACACTTAGCAGCAAGCGTTCTCCTTCAATCTCTGCAAAAAGAATATAGTCATCTAGGTAGCTCGGCTTCCTAGTCTCTCTTTGAGAGCGTCTTAGTCCCGTCTCACCGGACTCTTCGTCGTCTTCCTCCTGTCCTTCATTCTCAACATGATCCTTTGTCTCAAGATCCTCTGTTTCATGATCCTCTGTTTTTATCTCTTTACTACTATCCATCTCATCACCTCTATCTTCGCGATTCATCTCATCATCTTCATCAATTCCATGGTTTCCATATTCTCCGAACTCAACGCTGAGTGGCTCTGTACTATCTTCTTTCTCACAGTTCTTCCAATCCCAGCTTTTATTTTCATCAAAGATTACATCTCTGCTTACTACTACCTTTCTATTTATTGGATCAAGTAACCGATACGCCTTAGACCCTGGCTCTGTGCCGAGATGTATCAGTAACCGAGATCGGTCATCTAACTTTCGTAGGTGACCCTTTTCAATTTTAGCATAAGAGACGCAGCCAAACACACGCACATGAGCAAGACTTGGTTTTCTTCCTTTGTAAGCTTCATACGGTGTCTTATCTACTAGCACACGTGTGGCTACTCTGTTGATGATGTATGTAGCATGCCTTACAGCTTCTCCCCATAGATAATTTGGTAAAGTCATATGCTTTAAGATGCTTCTAGTCATACCTAAAAGGGTTCTGTTTCGTCGCTCCACAACACCGTTTTGCTGTGGAGAGTAGGGAGCTGTGAGCTGTCTCGTGATTCCATTAGTTTCACAGAAAGATTTGAACTCGTTTGAAACGAATTCCCCTCCTCTATCACTTCTGAAAATCGTGATGGTTGTTCCTGTCTCTTGTTCGACTATTGCTTTAAACTTTCTGAACTTCTCAAATGTCTCTCCTTTCTCTCCAAGAAGTATCGACCACATATATCGGGAGTAGTCATCAATAAGTACGAATATGTACCTCTTTTTCGACGGTGTAATGGGTGTTATTGGGCCACACAGGTCTCCATGAATGAGCTCTAGAGCTCGTGTAGACCTGAAAGATGTTGCTTGTGGAAAAGGATGTCTTGCTTGTTTCCCAAGTAAGCAGCTTGAGCAAGTATCCTTCTCAATTACGATCTTAGGTATTCCTAAGACAAGTTCTTTACTGATCATTGATCTCATTGATTCTCTGCCTATGTGTCCCAATCTTGCATGCCATCTTGCTGATTCGCTAGAGACTGAAAGCTGTAGACACCTCTCAGTAATGACGTCGATGATGACCTTATATAGACGGTTTGTTGATCTTTTTGCCTTTGTGATCAACTTGCCATCTTTATCTCTTAATGTGAGATGCTCGTCTCTCATCCTAACATCACAACCGGCTTCCGTAGCTTGCCCGAGACTAATTATATTGCTTTTCAAGTCTGGTATGTAGTAGACATCAGACAAGATCTTCTTTCCTCCATCTTTAGTGCAAAACAGAATTGAACCTTTTCCTTTTATATCAATGCGTGAATCGTCACCAAACCTTACTTTTCCCGTGATGGATTCATCAATCCGATTGAAGTACTTACGATGTCCAGTCATATGATTACTTACCCCGTTATCTAAGTATCATATGTTATCTTTGCTTATCTCAAACTCTTTAGGATTCACATTCTTTTCGTTAAGATACACTACCTCTTGCATCATTAGCTCCTCTGCCTCCAGTGTACTTTCATCCTTGGTCTCAGTAACTTCTTGTAGCTTTAGGAGACGGTCAGGACACGTTGAAGCATAATGCCCCATCTTGTCACAGCGAAAACATTGTATCTTTGAATAATCGAAGTTCTCGTAGTGACCTGCATTGTATCTTCCTCGTCCTCTTCCGCGGTTATGGTAGCGTCCACCACGTCCACGGCCTCTATAGCTGTTATAACCTTGGTTATACGAGTTTGAGCTAGGTTGAGGCTCATTATTTGCGTACATAAGCTTGCTCTGTGTTTCCTCTGCCTCTTCTTCTTCTTTCACTCGGTCTTCATAAGCCTTCAATCTACCGATGATATCTTCGAATGTAGTGGTTTTAAGATCAAGGACTTGCTCCAATGACGCAACAATATGTATGAACTTCTTTCTTGGGAGGCTAGATAGAAATTTCTTTACGAGCTTCTGTTCTTCAATAGTTTCTCCTAGAGCGGTTGACTTTGATGAGATTTCTGCTAGCTTTCCAACAAAATCATCAATGGTGTCATTCTCTTTCATCTTCAACCTCTCGAATTCTGCCATTAATGTCTGTAACCTTGCTTCACGAACTCGATCTGCTCCCATGTACCTTGATTTTATCGACTCCCAGACCTTCTTTGTTGTATCAAGATCGCCTACTTGCAGCACAAGTACTTCGGGTATGGACTGGAATATTAGGGTTGTGGCCATATCGTTCTTATCTCCGTCATCTGACTCGTTTTCCACAGCATCCCAAACTTTGTGAACTTTCAGCAGCAATTTGATCCTTATTGCCCAGACTGTGTAGTTAGTTGTCGTGAGCATAGGACACTTTATCGTGGAAGAGGAACCTCCTCCATCCTTCGGTTTTGCAATAACAATATCTCCCATGACGTTCTCTTAATCGTTCCTGGTGGCTCTGATGCCAAATATAGTTTGAATTTCTCGATTGTATATGCAAGATCACAATAATAAGAATTTGCTCTCTTATTAATCTTAAGGAAAATCCTCTCAAAACCTTTAGCTCTTTCTCTAACAATCTCAAAACTCTTAAGGAATGCAACAACTCTGCAACTCCTATTTATAAGAATAGATATCTCCTAATCTTACTAGTTAAAGCTTATCTATAAATATTTCCTAATCCTCTTAGTAAACCATATCTCGGTGGGATTAGGATAGCTTATTCTCTAAGCTAATTCAAGCTTATTCCAACAGTTAGCAACTGATGCACGAACACGGATTATTAGCATCTCGTCAAGAAGTCTATTGTATGCTTGTTTTTTATTTGACTTATATACCAAGCACATTGTCGTCTTGTTTATTTTTTGACATAAGAAACCATTTTATTACTTAAATTTGAAGTAGTTTGGATAACTAAACCGGAATATAATAAACAACGAACAAAAAACCGTATGAAAAGACCAAACAATTCTAATTAAGAAACCATCAGTTTCATCATAGTTAATTTAGACATGTTAATATCTTTTTCACCTCTGTCGAGAAAATCGTCCATGAGGCTCTTTTATCATCTCTATCAAGTTTTTATAATCTGTCACAAAATCTTAACATGTCTAATAATGAAACATGTTGTCAATTATTCATCCTGGCGCTTCTAGCTCCGAATCCGAATGCAAAGCGGATTTTAATTCCAATTTATACTTTATGGTATATGCAGTATATAAATAGATTAAACAACGTACTGTATTTGCTTTCTTTTGATCCTTTTCTAATTGCTTAAAACTCTTATAATATTTTCAAATATATACATGGAAGAAGATAAGAAGAATAAATATATATGTGATATACAATTGAGATTTAATTTGTTAGATTTCCAAAATTATCAATCGTAATAGTATACAAAATTATTCTGCTTAACAAGTCGGTGACTGTACGTAACCTATATTGAGTGTGACATGATACAGTATCATCATCATCATTCGGGTTAATTGACGACTAGGACATTGTATCCAAGTTTTATGAGAACGAACTTTCCTTATAGGAAGATCCAAATGAGTAATAATTGTTTATTTAGACAAAGACCCTTATTATGTCTCCTCCTTTACACTTACGTACGTGCAATAATTCAATGGATCTAACAAACTCCAATATTAAAAACAAAAAAAAAAGATAATCTTCCCACAGCATTTCCCAGAAATAAATCAAATTAATATTCTATTTACATCAGTTTAGACCAAAATTAAACCAGAAAACTTACAGAAATAAAAAGGGAGAATGATTAATAAAATCTTTTGAACATCAAGGAGAAGGAGTCCTAGTAGTACTACTTAAACCGATGTCATTGTGTTTTCTTGAAGGACCAGAAGCTGGAACCGGAAACTGACGTGGCAAGAACCCCAAAAACTGTACGTTTTTGTGATCTTCTACTTGATGATGGTGATGATGAGGTGGTGAAACTATGTCGGGTTGTTTGGGTGGTGAACTCGTGTAGAACATGTTCGTAGTTCTAGCTCCATTGCAGCAACTCAAAATAACAAGAAGAAGACCGAGTATAAGGATTGTTCTCCTGAGTTGGTTGGTTCTTGATCTGCGATTTCGAGAAGACATTTTGAAGAATTAAAGATTGGAGGAGACGATGAGAGAAAGTGAGCGCGAGAGAGAGAGAGAGAGTGGGAAAATATTTTGTTTGTTTGAAGGGGTTTTGGGTGGAATTATTTAATATTTAAAGGGGTTTTCTTGGTTGATGGTGAATGGTGATGAATGAAAAAAGGAGGTTGTGAATTGTTGACAGCAAGAAATATGGGCACATCAAGAGACAGAGATAGAATGTGATTGAAAGATTTTGACTTGTGGTTTCTATTCGTATATTTTGTTATTTACTTATGGTTCAATTCGTATGTTCTTTTTATTTACTTAAGGTCTTATTTCGTGTTTGATCAAAAAAAAAGAAGGTCTTATTTCGTACGTGTGTTTCTTTTTTTATGTAAGGAAACTACAGAACTTAAATCCAAACTGATCATGTTTTTCGTAGTTAAGCAAGAAAGCTTACTAATCTGAACAGTCTATTAGGTTTAGCGTTCTTTATAGCTGTCTTTAATTAGGGTTAACGAGTAATGTTTATCACATAGTTCTGAATTTTCTGAATTTCTTTTAACGGGTATCGTCATTGTTGTTTGTTTTTTTATTTCTGTCAATAAGTAATATATTACCATATAAGCGAAATAAAAAAAGGAAGAGGCGTCAAAGAAAGAAGAAAGTGACATAAGAAATAATTAGTGGTGGGTAAGGCAAAGTTTTTTTCACTTTGTATTGTCCAAAACTTATTTTATTTGCTTTAGTGCAATATTGCATGTAAATTACAGTTGGAGGGAGAGGAAAGTGTGGCCGCGGCGGCATGGTTACTTCACTAGATATTAGTCATGTTCTTTTGGTTAACGCTGGCCGCAGCGGCCAGCGGCTGATAAACATAAAAGAAATTAAATAATTAATAGCATCGTTTTTATAGTTTTGGTCGCCGGATTTTCAAAAACATCCGCATCC
It encodes:
- the LOC106315297 gene encoding uncharacterized protein LOC106315297 — translated: MGDIVIAKPKDGGGSSSTIKCPMLTTTNYTVWAIRIKLLLKVHKVWDAVENESDDGDKNDMATTLIFQSIPEVLVLQVGDLDTTKKVWESIKSRYMGADRVREARLQTLMAEFERLKMKENDTIDDFVGKLAEISSKSTALGETIEEQKLVKKFLSSLPRKKFIHIVASLEQVLDLKTTTFEDIIGRLKAYEDRVKEEEEAEETQSKLMYANNEPQPSSNSYNQGYNSYRGRGRGGRYHNRGRGRGRYNAGHYENFDYSKIQCFRCDKMGHYASTCPDRLLKLQEVTETKDESTLEAEELMMQEVVYLNEKNVNPKEFEISKDNI
- the LOC106317076 gene encoding protein IDA-LIKE 3-like, whose amino-acid sequence is MSSRNRRSRTNQLRRTILILGLLLVILSCCNGARTTNMFYTSSPPKQPDIVSPPHHHHHQVEDHKNVQFLGFLPRQFPVPASGPSRKHNDIGLSSTTRTPSP